The following coding sequences lie in one Kamptonema formosum PCC 6407 genomic window:
- a CDS encoding ABC transporter ATP-binding protein — protein MKKEIQAIRTLLPLLKVYPWAIPAMISLGMLASLSDGFGISLFIPFLQTLQQEQAQVVTGNSFIDSLNKIFVAVPAGYRVLIIPFCILASIIIKNLIVYSNSVLFAWLNSRISNRLRCQIFNQTLTVSYSFLERSESGKIMNILATESWQTSKALSLFVNLITCACTITVLATLLLLISWQLTLIISIALFLISQFIQFVTRRVKHLAEQAVDANSQLAVRMWEGLGGMRAIRSFGREPYEQERFDRASQQVRNTFLQLDILGGLINPLYEVFSALLLLAILAIALLQNQSAMPTLLTFLFILYRLQPQVQQLDVARLGLVSTASSAALVMAFLDTSDKPYIRSGTVPFDKLKQAIYFESVSLTYNPEDRPAIEAVSLELKRGQTTALVGPSGAGKSTIISLLCRFYEPTSGEIYVDDCPLKELNLIDWRKGIAIVSQDVHIFSGTVKDNIAYGRLEATEAEIFDAAKLANAHDFISQLPEGYDTKVGDRGVRLSGGQRQRIALARAIVRDPDILILDEATNALDSIAENLIQEALSTLSQNRTVIVIAHRLSTIENADKIIVMENGRAIEQGNLQQLLKLDGLFAKLYHLQHRNVQN, from the coding sequence ATGAAAAAAGAAATTCAGGCTATTAGAACTCTGCTCCCTCTCCTCAAAGTATATCCTTGGGCAATCCCGGCAATGATTTCCTTGGGTATGCTTGCTTCTCTTTCCGATGGCTTTGGGATTAGCTTATTCATTCCCTTTTTGCAAACTTTACAGCAAGAACAAGCTCAGGTTGTAACTGGCAATTCTTTCATTGATTCTCTCAATAAGATATTCGTTGCTGTCCCTGCTGGCTACCGCGTCTTAATCATCCCATTTTGTATTTTAGCCAGCATCATCATCAAAAACTTGATTGTCTATAGTAATTCTGTGCTTTTTGCTTGGTTAAACTCGCGAATTAGCAACAGATTGCGCTGCCAAATTTTCAACCAAACTTTAACCGTTAGCTACTCTTTTTTAGAGCGCAGCGAATCGGGAAAGATTATGAATATTTTGGCGACAGAGAGTTGGCAAACTAGCAAAGCTTTAAGTTTATTTGTTAACTTGATTACCTGTGCTTGTACGATTACTGTCCTGGCGACGCTGTTACTGCTTATCTCTTGGCAACTCACATTAATTATTAGTATAGCGCTGTTTTTGATCTCACAGTTCATCCAGTTTGTAACGCGCCGAGTCAAGCATCTGGCAGAGCAAGCTGTAGACGCTAATTCTCAGTTGGCTGTCCGTATGTGGGAGGGATTAGGGGGAATGAGAGCCATCCGCTCCTTTGGACGGGAACCTTACGAACAAGAACGCTTCGATCGCGCTTCCCAGCAAGTGCGAAACACCTTTTTGCAGCTCGATATCCTGGGAGGACTGATCAATCCACTCTATGAAGTTTTTTCCGCACTCCTCCTGCTAGCAATTTTAGCGATCGCACTCCTGCAAAACCAGTCAGCTATGCCCACGCTGCTGACTTTTTTATTCATCCTCTACCGCTTGCAACCGCAGGTGCAACAGCTAGATGTCGCGAGGCTAGGTTTAGTTTCTACCGCCAGTTCTGCTGCACTGGTGATGGCTTTTTTAGACACTTCTGATAAACCTTACATCCGCTCTGGTACCGTTCCCTTTGATAAGTTAAAGCAGGCGATCTATTTTGAGTCAGTTTCCTTAACTTACAATCCTGAAGATCGGCCGGCAATAGAGGCTGTTTCCCTGGAGTTAAAACGCGGCCAAACCACTGCTTTAGTGGGACCGTCGGGTGCGGGAAAATCGACCATTATCAGCCTACTGTGTCGCTTTTATGAGCCAACATCAGGAGAAATTTATGTTGACGACTGCCCCTTAAAAGAACTGAATTTAATCGACTGGCGCAAGGGGATTGCGATCGTCAGCCAAGATGTCCATATCTTTAGCGGGACGGTGAAGGATAATATCGCCTACGGGCGTTTAGAAGCAACGGAGGCAGAAATTTTTGACGCGGCAAAACTGGCCAATGCTCACGATTTTATCAGCCAACTGCCGGAAGGGTATGACACGAAAGTAGGCGATCGCGGCGTTCGGCTTTCTGGCGGACAAAGGCAGCGCATCGCCCTCGCTCGCGCGATCGTCCGCGACCCGGATATTCTAATTCTAGATGAAGCAACGAATGCTCTCGATAGTATTGCCGAAAACTTGATTCAGGAGGCCCTCAGTACCCTCAGCCAGAATCGCACCGTTATTGTGATTGCTCACCGCTTATCGACAATTGAAAATGCCGATAAAATTATTGTCATGGAAAATGGCAGAGCGATCGAACAAGGCAACCTTCAGCAGTTGCTAAAACTTGACGGCCTCTTCGCCAAGCTTTATCACCTGCAACATCGCAACGTACAAAACTAA
- a CDS encoding DUF2059 domain-containing protein, producing the protein MLKKLTIALSISGFIFFLPVGGVLANEMIPPEKRVLIQELLTITEADKNLNQMMDLMLAQLEQQLPTIIANTLKSTSAETNADLQQESLEMARRVISRYREILPQKINLAQYVQEVSYSVYAKYFTENELKDLIAFYRSSTGQKTIQVMPQLFAESMQQFNQKLLPELMEIMKEIVEEEIGKMPTINNK; encoded by the coding sequence ATGCTTAAGAAATTAACGATTGCGCTCAGTATCTCCGGGTTCATCTTCTTCTTACCAGTGGGAGGCGTGCTGGCTAATGAGATGATTCCGCCAGAGAAACGGGTTTTAATTCAAGAGCTTTTAACCATTACTGAAGCTGACAAAAACCTTAACCAAATGATGGACTTAATGTTAGCTCAGTTAGAACAACAGTTGCCAACTATTATTGCTAACACCTTGAAAAGTACATCGGCAGAAACAAATGCTGATTTACAGCAGGAAAGCCTGGAAATGGCCAGGAGGGTCATCAGCCGATACCGAGAAATATTGCCCCAGAAAATTAATCTGGCTCAATATGTACAGGAAGTTAGTTACTCCGTGTATGCTAAATATTTTACTGAAAACGAACTCAAAGACTTGATAGCGTTTTATCGCAGTTCAACGGGACAAAAAACAATTCAAGTCATGCCTCAACTTTTTGCCGAGTCTATGCAACAATTCAATCAAAAACTATTGCCAGAATTGATGGAAATCATGAAAGAAATAGTTGAAGAGGAAATCGGAAAAATGCCGACAATTAACAACAAATAA
- a CDS encoding glycosyltransferase family 4 protein: MKFDNSSVEPTIALLHWGDLIEDFLDTIGISFEAFCNEITGGWMFGYIEALRQAGVRTVLFCILGSVKEPVYYTHKDTGATICALPAPQLYQAARRQMVNPQGWTVQDMFGEVRGIRRLVLTGVKSVAPYLATPLGLLSQELRRENCQAILCQEYEYPRFDACSWLGWQMGLPVFATFQGGDFQVSPWEGLSRPIALKASAGLIIASQTEVERVQTRYGVPAAKIARIFNPLDLELWQPMDRTEARQLLGFPSEAEIVACHGRIDIRRKGLDILLAAWQRVCSDRPGRDLRLLLVGTGSDAEELSQRLAQMQLPGIIWVNEYVRDRALMRQYLSAADVYTLASRHEGFPVAPLEAMACGLPVVAADAPGVPDIFEGGEADGGLVVPREDATALAEAIGRVLDDRAWGRELGKRARIRVETHFSLEAIGVQLRQFLCDRS; the protein is encoded by the coding sequence ATGAAGTTTGATAATAGCTCAGTAGAACCAACGATCGCCCTTCTGCATTGGGGCGATTTAATCGAAGATTTTTTAGATACGATTGGGATTTCCTTTGAAGCTTTCTGTAACGAAATAACGGGCGGCTGGATGTTTGGCTACATTGAGGCGCTGCGCCAGGCAGGGGTGCGGACAGTCCTATTCTGTATTTTGGGCAGCGTCAAGGAACCTGTGTACTACACCCACAAAGACACAGGAGCAACAATCTGCGCCCTGCCAGCACCTCAGCTCTACCAAGCTGCCCGCCGCCAGATGGTCAACCCTCAAGGGTGGACGGTTCAGGATATGTTTGGAGAGGTTCGAGGCATTCGCCGCCTGGTGTTGACGGGAGTGAAAAGCGTGGCTCCTTACCTGGCTACACCGTTGGGGTTGCTGTCGCAGGAACTGCGACGGGAAAACTGTCAAGCAATTCTCTGTCAAGAATACGAGTACCCCCGCTTCGACGCTTGCAGTTGGTTGGGATGGCAGATGGGGCTGCCTGTTTTTGCCACGTTTCAGGGGGGCGATTTTCAGGTTAGTCCTTGGGAAGGCTTGTCGCGTCCGATCGCGCTGAAAGCAAGCGCGGGTTTAATTATTGCTTCCCAAACCGAGGTAGAGCGCGTGCAGACTCGCTATGGCGTGCCTGCTGCCAAGATTGCCCGCATTTTTAATCCCCTGGATTTGGAACTGTGGCAGCCAATGGATCGCACTGAAGCTCGACAATTGCTGGGTTTTCCCAGTGAGGCTGAAATTGTCGCCTGTCACGGGCGGATTGATATCCGCCGCAAGGGGCTAGATATTTTACTGGCAGCTTGGCAACGGGTATGTAGCGATCGCCCGGGCCGAGATTTGCGGCTGTTGTTGGTGGGGACTGGCAGCGATGCGGAAGAATTGAGCCAACGGCTTGCTCAGATGCAGCTTCCGGGCATTATTTGGGTGAATGAATATGTGCGCGATCGCGCTTTGATGCGACAGTACCTCTCGGCGGCTGACGTTTATACTCTGGCTTCGCGGCATGAGGGTTTTCCTGTTGCACCACTGGAGGCGATGGCTTGCGGGTTGCCGGTGGTGGCGGCAGATGCACCGGGAGTGCCGGACATTTTTGAAGGGGGCGAAGCTGATGGGGGGCTCGTTGTGCCTCGCGAGGATGCAACCGCTTTGGCAGAGGCGATCGGTCGGGTTTTGGACGATCGAGCTTGGGGGCGAGAATTGGGTAAGCGGGCGCGCATCCGGGTGGAAACTCATTTTTCTCTGGAGGCGATCGGGGTGCAACTGCGGCAATTTTTGTGCGATCGCTCTTGA
- a CDS encoding glycosyltransferase family 2 protein, translated as MQPDSQKSPYLPIVSVIIPAYNAEPFIEETLKSVLAQTYPAIEVLVVDDGSQDRTPEIVEEICQKDSRVRLLKQSNAGVAAARNLGIEHSRGEYIAPIDADDIWYPENIEKQVQCMLEGGEEVGVVYSWTIDIDEEGFLNGDIHTFMIEGEVYETLVCHNFLGNASASMLRRSALEKVGLYDSSYRERSAQGCEDWDLYLRLAEFYQFRVVPEFLIGYRKVYSSMSSNYTAMAKSHTLMLQDVRQRHPEIPDFLYRLSTSNFLMYLARQSSRNGSDRTALFWLFQALKTECISPLLRYSFYRLLSKSLLNLLSQRGKSQEAIEKPLKAQEPTSAEIKISSLDLLVESRRKNIALMVTIGNIIHGSISRLVKRNQAKMDILPPMNVSATPPAKAELSYEKRNSGY; from the coding sequence ATGCAGCCAGATTCTCAAAAATCCCCCTATTTGCCTATCGTCTCAGTCATTATCCCTGCATACAACGCTGAACCATTTATTGAAGAAACGCTGAAATCTGTTCTCGCTCAAACTTATCCAGCAATTGAAGTTTTAGTAGTTGATGACGGTTCCCAGGATCGAACCCCTGAAATTGTTGAAGAAATTTGCCAAAAAGATTCTCGTGTCCGACTCCTGAAACAGTCAAATGCTGGAGTCGCTGCTGCTCGCAACTTAGGAATTGAGCACTCGAGAGGAGAATATATTGCTCCGATTGATGCTGATGATATTTGGTATCCTGAAAACATCGAAAAACAAGTTCAATGTATGTTGGAAGGAGGAGAAGAAGTAGGAGTTGTCTATTCGTGGACAATAGACATTGACGAAGAGGGGTTCCTCAACGGGGACATCCACACTTTTATGATTGAAGGCGAAGTGTATGAAACCCTAGTCTGCCACAATTTTTTAGGCAATGCTAGCGCTTCAATGCTCCGGCGTTCTGCCTTGGAGAAAGTTGGCCTGTATGACAGCAGCTACAGAGAACGGAGTGCTCAAGGCTGTGAAGATTGGGATCTGTACCTGCGGTTGGCAGAATTCTATCAATTCCGAGTTGTACCGGAATTCCTAATTGGATACCGCAAAGTGTACAGCAGTATGTCTAGTAATTATACAGCAATGGCGAAGTCTCACACCTTAATGCTGCAAGATGTCAGGCAACGGCATCCTGAAATTCCCGACTTTCTCTACCGATTGTCTACCAGTAATTTTTTAATGTATTTAGCACGCCAAAGCAGCCGGAATGGTAGCGATCGCACCGCACTATTTTGGTTGTTCCAAGCTTTAAAAACTGAGTGCATCTCGCCTTTGTTGCGCTATAGCTTTTATAGATTATTGAGTAAGAGCCTTTTAAACCTATTATCCCAGCGTGGGAAATCTCAGGAGGCTATAGAAAAACCTCTGAAAGCGCAAGAACCGACTTCTGCTGAAATTAAAATCAGCAGCCTGGATTTGCTAGTTGAAAGTAGGCGCAAAAATATCGCATTGATGGTGACGATTGGGAATATTATTCACGGCTCAATTTCCCGCCTAGTCAAGCGAAATCAAGCAAAGATGGACATCCTCCCTCCAATGAACGTTAGCGCCACTCCACCTGCAAAAGCAGAGTTGTCTTATGAAAAAAGAAATTCAGGCTATTAG
- a CDS encoding class I SAM-dependent methyltransferase encodes MTTVEQQKTEVKKENLGYFLSRNPFPHALTQGFFYREKMRAIYRIAPDLPLKEVLEIGGGQGGLTALLYPQAQITNIDLDPKYANAPCNQQEKVRFICGDATNLPFDNESFDVVTMFDVIEHVPDDRKAISEALRVLKPKGFLLISTPNENWRFPYYEFMKPLCPPEAEVMAEWGHVRRGYTLDDLTALVGSPCQKYATFINPLTVLCHDVAFSRLSPLKRQLLCTALSPLTWTSYWLHKPKSLGTETAYVWQK; translated from the coding sequence ATGACAACCGTTGAACAGCAAAAGACCGAAGTCAAGAAAGAAAACTTAGGTTATTTTTTATCCCGTAACCCTTTTCCTCACGCCTTAACGCAAGGATTTTTTTACCGGGAAAAGATGCGGGCAATTTACCGAATTGCCCCTGACCTGCCCTTGAAAGAAGTATTAGAAATAGGCGGCGGCCAAGGCGGATTGACGGCTTTACTCTATCCGCAAGCGCAGATTACTAATATTGACCTCGATCCTAAGTATGCAAATGCCCCTTGTAATCAACAGGAAAAAGTTCGCTTTATCTGCGGTGATGCGACGAATTTACCCTTTGACAATGAATCTTTTGATGTAGTAACGATGTTCGACGTGATCGAGCACGTTCCTGACGATCGAAAAGCTATCTCAGAAGCACTGCGAGTGCTCAAACCTAAAGGATTTTTATTAATTAGCACTCCTAACGAAAATTGGCGTTTTCCTTACTATGAATTTATGAAACCGCTTTGCCCACCTGAAGCGGAGGTGATGGCAGAATGGGGCCATGTCCGGCGGGGATATACCTTGGATGACTTGACAGCATTAGTAGGTTCGCCTTGCCAGAAATATGCGACTTTTATTAATCCCTTAACGGTGCTTTGTCATGATGTTGCTTTCTCTCGTTTATCTCCTCTGAAGCGCCAATTGTTGTGTACAGCTCTCAGTCCTCTAACATGGACGAGTTATTGGCTGCACAAACCAAAATCACTGGGGACAGAAACTGCTTATGTTTGGCAAAAATAG
- a CDS encoding glycosyltransferase family 2 protein, with translation MSNPWKVINVELSKGIPSLPLITGYGGIYTVFWWHNIPLGQQEILADQLPMSATELTNLAVQAITPTIGSHLLEQGFKAALPVISKNPTRDRPPEFQALMALEQPLMKLDRHFSNLNSETVSVIICTRNRPEQLERCLRSLQNLSHPPHEIIVVDNAPNSDATQQLVEKIPEVKYVLEPRPGLSVARNTGIRHSTGNIIAFTDDDTIVHPDWIARIAQSFSGDRTVAMTGLILPAELENEAQLIFQKGHTGFGWGYRPTTFDTQFFEEMKPLAVPVWRIGAGANMAFRRELFNKIGYFDERLGAGASGCSEDSEIWYRVLAEGWFCRYEPTAVVYHYHRGDLDSLKHQMYHYMRGHIAALFVQFERYKHWGNLRRVFIALPRYYVKRSIVGVLTGFRGVNRTFFSEVLGCFAGVKFYLQNQGNKNH, from the coding sequence GTGAGCAACCCCTGGAAAGTTATTAACGTAGAGCTGAGTAAAGGCATTCCTTCCTTGCCTTTGATAACTGGTTATGGGGGCATTTACACCGTGTTTTGGTGGCATAATATACCCCTTGGTCAACAGGAGATTTTAGCCGATCAGTTGCCAATGTCAGCAACAGAATTGACTAATTTAGCCGTTCAAGCAATTACCCCTACCATCGGTAGCCATTTGCTAGAACAAGGTTTTAAAGCGGCTTTGCCAGTTATTTCCAAGAATCCGACACGCGATCGCCCGCCTGAGTTCCAAGCTCTCATGGCTTTGGAACAACCCCTGATGAAGCTCGATAGGCACTTTTCAAACTTAAATAGTGAAACTGTTTCTGTTATAATCTGTACTAGAAATCGACCGGAACAATTAGAGAGATGTTTGCGATCGCTCCAAAACTTATCCCATCCTCCCCACGAAATTATTGTTGTTGACAATGCTCCCAATTCAGATGCTACGCAACAATTAGTTGAAAAAATACCAGAGGTTAAATATGTCTTAGAACCTCGCCCTGGTTTAAGCGTGGCCCGCAATACTGGCATCCGCCATAGTACAGGCAATATTATTGCTTTTACTGATGATGATACGATTGTTCATCCTGATTGGATTGCCAGAATTGCTCAAAGTTTCAGTGGCGATCGCACCGTCGCTATGACCGGACTGATTCTACCAGCAGAACTCGAAAACGAAGCCCAATTAATTTTCCAAAAAGGTCATACTGGCTTTGGGTGGGGATACCGTCCTACGACCTTTGATACTCAATTTTTTGAGGAAATGAAACCCTTAGCTGTCCCCGTTTGGCGCATTGGTGCAGGGGCAAATATGGCTTTCCGGCGCGAACTTTTTAATAAAATTGGATACTTTGACGAACGGTTGGGAGCAGGCGCTTCTGGGTGTAGTGAAGACTCAGAAATTTGGTATAGAGTGCTTGCAGAAGGCTGGTTTTGTCGCTATGAACCAACAGCAGTCGTTTACCACTACCACCGAGGCGATCTGGATAGCTTGAAACATCAAATGTATCACTATATGCGCGGACATATCGCAGCGCTTTTTGTGCAGTTTGAACGTTACAAACACTGGGGTAACTTGCGTCGGGTTTTCATCGCTTTACCTAGATATTATGTCAAGCGATCGATCGTGGGAGTGTTAACAGGATTTAGAGGAGTCAATAGAACCTTTTTTTCAGAAGTCCTCGGCTGTTTTGCCGGAGTCAAATTTTACCTGCAAAATCAGGGAAATAAAAACCATTAA
- a CDS encoding glycosyltransferase family 2 protein yields the protein MPYPIVDIEVTQPLPTLTISEEDTGIALVVRRKDKAVGFIMQPLPGKSIISPEDLAKTIEREVGAKLLQEAIREELNSGKNDDAFPSLTVAICTKDRVDNVARCLEHLLNLQTPISGEKVDFEVLVIDNAPSDEKTKELVDGLPKVRYVREPKPGLDFARNRALQEATGEILAFLDDDVTPDRQWLNGLMEAWAENPDAAGFTGLVLPYELATTAQILFESRGGFRRGFEKIRYGKILPYNPLYPCGAGIFGAGCNMAFRRDVLLKLGGFDDALDTGAPLPGGGDLDIFYRVVRAGYPFVYEPRYLVFHQHRREYEKLRRQYWTWGLGFMAFVVKSYQTDPGKRSQLIRLIFWWIGYQLDELQKSIRGCHPLPPAMILAEMWGGIVGLFGEYPRSLKRIEQIRRQFA from the coding sequence ATGCCTTATCCCATCGTTGATATTGAAGTAACACAGCCCCTCCCAACTCTGACAATTTCTGAGGAAGATACAGGAATTGCCTTAGTGGTGAGGCGTAAAGATAAAGCTGTTGGTTTCATCATGCAGCCTCTTCCTGGCAAGAGCATCATTTCTCCTGAAGATTTAGCTAAAACGATCGAGCGAGAGGTCGGTGCTAAGTTACTTCAGGAAGCGATTAGAGAAGAGTTAAATTCTGGCAAAAATGATGATGCTTTTCCCTCGCTGACAGTAGCAATTTGTACCAAAGATCGAGTGGATAATGTAGCGCGGTGTCTGGAACATTTACTGAATTTACAAACACCTATTTCTGGTGAAAAAGTTGACTTTGAAGTGTTAGTCATTGATAATGCACCTTCTGATGAAAAAACAAAAGAATTGGTAGATGGTCTGCCAAAAGTGCGTTATGTTCGAGAACCAAAACCTGGTTTAGACTTTGCTCGAAATCGTGCATTGCAGGAAGCAACTGGCGAAATATTAGCTTTTCTGGATGATGATGTCACCCCCGATCGCCAATGGCTAAATGGCTTGATGGAAGCTTGGGCTGAAAATCCCGATGCGGCTGGTTTTACAGGGTTAGTGCTACCTTATGAATTAGCAACTACAGCCCAAATTTTATTTGAAAGTCGGGGAGGTTTTCGGCGGGGCTTTGAGAAAATTCGCTATGGCAAAATCTTACCATATAACCCCTTATACCCCTGTGGTGCTGGCATATTTGGAGCCGGTTGCAATATGGCATTTCGCCGCGATGTCTTACTAAAATTAGGGGGATTTGATGATGCACTTGATACAGGTGCGCCCCTCCCAGGGGGCGGGGATTTAGATATTTTTTATCGAGTGGTTCGTGCTGGGTATCCCTTCGTTTATGAACCTCGCTATCTGGTGTTTCACCAACACCGCCGGGAATATGAAAAACTGCGCCGCCAGTATTGGACTTGGGGGTTAGGTTTTATGGCTTTTGTGGTAAAATCCTATCAGACAGATCCTGGCAAGCGATCGCAGCTAATTCGGCTGATATTTTGGTGGATTGGCTATCAGTTGGATGAATTGCAAAAGAGTATCAGGGGTTGTCATCCTTTGCCCCCAGCGATGATTTTAGCTGAAATGTGGGGCGGTATTGTGGGACTTTTTGGGGAGTACCCCCGTTCTTTAAAGCGTATCGAGCAGATTCGGCGGCAATTTGCCTAA
- a CDS encoding DUF4231 domain-containing protein: MFKKKSSASYSDRFKRDMSDIIDQLDLNEFQKKSMKSRWLDQLNWLSGKAKHSQKWYYRLRLTTIVGGVVIPALVSLNIADSKTREYAIWFTFGVSQMVAISAAIDEFFHYGDLRIQYRKTAEALKAEGWQFFQLTGPYQDVSSHNQAYVQFSGRVESIIQNDVQGFTELLKQKQEEEKQKAEAKKADAVLPTGYAPTFGSTNGLPASSSAGTWQGPATRSAPPSRQIASDSRTQSNGEDLSGGFDRGSLRQPGRRMVPPDPLSENDLEELSESFDGGGLRQPGRPMAADPLSESNGEELSGSFDKGGWRQPGRMAADPLFESDEEDLQVSLDTSGLTPPGRPIASEPMPEGNVDRGRASGGRGPVTSSEDAIAPTAVPDRYRERSRAHN; the protein is encoded by the coding sequence ATGTTTAAAAAGAAATCTTCTGCTTCTTATAGCGATCGCTTCAAGAGAGATATGTCCGACATCATTGACCAACTGGATCTAAACGAGTTCCAGAAAAAATCAATGAAATCCCGCTGGCTAGATCAACTAAATTGGCTCTCAGGTAAGGCAAAACATTCTCAGAAATGGTACTACCGTCTGCGTCTGACCACAATTGTTGGCGGGGTGGTCATTCCAGCACTCGTGAGTCTGAACATCGCCGATAGTAAAACGAGAGAATATGCTATTTGGTTTACCTTCGGCGTTAGCCAAATGGTAGCGATCAGCGCTGCAATCGATGAGTTTTTTCATTATGGCGACCTTCGGATTCAGTACCGCAAAACCGCTGAAGCTCTGAAAGCAGAGGGCTGGCAATTTTTTCAACTCACTGGGCCTTATCAAGATGTTAGCAGTCATAACCAGGCTTACGTTCAATTTTCTGGTCGGGTGGAAAGCATTATCCAGAATGATGTACAAGGTTTCACAGAATTGTTGAAGCAGAAGCAAGAGGAAGAGAAGCAAAAAGCTGAAGCCAAAAAAGCTGATGCTGTTTTACCTACTGGTTATGCTCCTACTTTCGGGAGTACAAATGGTTTACCCGCTTCTAGTTCGGCTGGAACTTGGCAAGGGCCAGCAACTCGGTCAGCACCTCCGAGTCGCCAAATTGCCTCAGATTCGAGGACTCAAAGCAATGGAGAGGACTTGTCTGGAGGCTTCGACAGAGGTAGTTTGAGGCAACCTGGCCGTCGAATGGTTCCACCAGATCCCCTTTCTGAAAATGATTTAGAGGAATTGTCGGAAAGTTTTGACGGAGGTGGTTTGAGGCAACCTGGTCGCCCTATGGCCGCCGATCCGCTTTCTGAAAGTAATGGAGAGGAATTGTCGGGAAGTTTTGACAAAGGTGGCTGGAGACAACCTGGCAGAATGGCTGCCGATCCTCTTTTTGAAAGCGATGAGGAAGATTTGCAGGTAAGCTTGGATACCAGTGGCTTGACTCCTCCGGGCAGGCCGATTGCTAGTGAGCCAATGCCAGAAGGGAATGTAGACAGGGGAAGAGCTAGTGGAGGCAGAGGGCCTGTAACTTCTTCTGAGGATGCGATCGCACCCACTGCTGTACCAGATCGGTATCGGGAGCGATCGAGAGCTCATAATTAA
- a CDS encoding glycosyltransferase, whose translation MNKLPPIDIVICTYNNALLLNKALLALSQQQVSPEVEWRVLIVDNNCTDNTQEVIEKYRVSGTIPHLSTGSETQQGLTYARHYGVQNTTADWIAFVDDDCFLAEDWVEQAVKFAATHPDCGAFGGRVILDWENPPPKYVLNYGYSFAQQEHGTEPQKKSCLVGAGLVLNRAALTHTGWIDKPLLHDRIGTKLISGGDVEIALRIYGAGYDLWYTPDCKLKHFIPARRTSQQYLIDINYGLGTSQVLGDSLLWSGSYRDWLLKFIWDAVKASQNIVIQSLRAALGRMNPAEVEINKSFVRGKWAGINRMIRMSPEERSSLLGRAKLVV comes from the coding sequence ATGAATAAGCTTCCGCCCATTGATATCGTCATTTGTACTTATAACAATGCTCTTCTTCTAAACAAAGCTTTATTAGCCCTTTCTCAACAGCAAGTATCGCCAGAGGTAGAGTGGAGGGTGTTAATAGTCGATAATAACTGCACGGATAACACGCAGGAAGTTATCGAAAAATATCGAGTTTCTGGAACAATTCCGCACCTTTCTACAGGGTCAGAAACACAGCAAGGATTAACCTATGCTCGCCACTACGGTGTTCAAAATACAACCGCTGATTGGATTGCTTTCGTAGATGACGATTGCTTCCTGGCAGAAGATTGGGTGGAGCAAGCTGTTAAATTTGCTGCGACTCATCCTGACTGCGGTGCTTTTGGTGGTCGAGTAATTTTAGATTGGGAAAATCCACCCCCTAAATATGTATTGAATTATGGCTACTCCTTCGCACAACAAGAACACGGTACAGAACCCCAAAAAAAATCTTGCCTAGTGGGAGCAGGATTAGTTCTTAATAGAGCAGCCCTGACTCATACTGGTTGGATTGATAAACCATTACTTCACGATCGCATCGGCACCAAGCTCATATCTGGGGGAGATGTAGAAATAGCTTTACGGATTTATGGCGCTGGATATGACCTTTGGTACACTCCTGATTGCAAGTTAAAACACTTTATTCCCGCTAGGCGTACTTCTCAACAATACCTGATAGATATTAACTATGGTCTAGGAACCTCTCAAGTTTTGGGCGATTCTCTTCTCTGGTCAGGCTCTTATCGAGATTGGCTGTTAAAATTTATTTGGGATGCAGTGAAAGCTTCTCAAAATATCGTAATTCAATCTTTAAGAGCGGCTTTGGGGCGAATGAATCCGGCAGAAGTAGAGATCAACAAAAGTTTTGTACGCGGTAAGTGGGCCGGAATTAACCGCATGATTCGCATGAGTCCAGAAGAACGAAGTTCGCTATTGGGGCGTGCAAAATTAGTCGTTTAG